A genomic window from Cyprinus carpio isolate SPL01 chromosome B9, ASM1834038v1, whole genome shotgun sequence includes:
- the LOC109068421 gene encoding anion exchange protein 3-like isoform X2, whose product MTDVGKEKDTSGGSDADAGKRRYGDQQNPLGSFAMDSFEDFEEFVLDFDDYDLLESIHSHLGSPVEPIRHRFEDNPGVRRHLVKKSSRCQVPRTSNGSPPLSSLKRRKRMDKKTHEVFVELNELIVDKNQEMRWKETARWIKFEEDVEEETDRWGKPHVASLSFRSLLELRRTITHGAIMLDLDQTTLPGIAHLLVETMIISDQIRAEDRASVLRALLLKHSHPNDEKEGLFHRNHSVTSLGGFRHNHNHIHDTSLPLVSQDHEEMHDSKAAEHDKEKNPHPVPAEGHAAARSMKLLAKIPKDAEATVVLVGCVEFLEKPAMAFVRLNEAVLLESVLEVPVPVRFLFVLLGPTQTNMDYHEIGRSFSTLMSDKNFHEVAYFADDRQDLLNGINEFLDCSIVIPPSDVEGKDLLKTLASFQKQMLRKRKERELKKCGSIVTGAEQETKDVIMDEQEEEDQFDVDPLKRSGIPFGGLIHDIRRRYPRYISDLKDAVDTQCIAAVIFIYFAALSPTITFGGLLGEKTQGMMGVSELIISTATVGVLFSLLAGQPLLIIGFSGPLLVFEEAFYKFCQAQGFEYLTGRVWIGFWLIFIVLVIVAAEGSFLVRYISPFTQEIFAFLISLIFIYETFSKLIKVFQEHPLMKSYPTAPELPAFPQGHSVIGEPILNQPNTALLSLVLMMGTFFVAFFLRKFRNSRFLGGKARRIIGDFGIPISILISVLVDCTIPETYTQKLNVPSGFSVTSPDKRSWFISPFGDKQPFPVWMMGASVIPALLVFILIFMETQITTLIVSKKERRLVKGSGFHLDLLLIVTLGAVCPLFGLPWLTAATVRSVTHVNALTVMSKATAPGEKPMIQEVKEQRVTGMCVAILVGLSIVMTDVLRHIPLAVLFGIFLYMGITSLTGIQLYERITLMVTPAKHHPDHIYVTKVKTWRMNMFTIIQLLCIALLWVVKSTVASLAFPFILIMTVPLRRLILTRIFEERELAALDADEDSPNFDEDGRDEYNEIHMLV is encoded by the exons ATGACAGACGTGGGGAAGGAGAAGGACACGAGCGGCGGCTCCGATGCGGATGCTGGAAAAAGGCGTTATGGGGATCAACAAAACCCTCTGGGGAGCTTCGCCATGGACAGCTTTGAGGACTTTGAGGAGTTTGTGCTGGATTTTGATGATTATGACCTTCTGGAGTCCATCCACTCGCACCTTGGCTCCCCAGTCGAACCGATCC GTCACCGTTTTGAGGACAATCCTGGGGTTAGACGTCACCTTGTCAAGAAATCATCACGCTGTCAAGTACCACGAACCAGCAATGGCTCACCTCCTCTGTCCAGcctgaagaggaggaagaggatggacAAGAAAACTCATGAG GTGTTTGTGGAGCTCAATGAGCTGATAGTGGACAAGAACCAGGAGATGCGCTGGAAAGAGACAGCACGTTGGATCAAGTTTGAGGAAGACGTAGAGGAGGAGACGGATCGCTGGGGTAAACCGCATGTGGCCTCGCTGTCCTTCCGTAGCCTGCTGGAGCTCCGCAGGACCATCACACATG GTGCCATAATGCTAGATCTGGATCAAACCACACTCCCTGGCATCGCCCACTTGctggtggaaaccatgataatcTCGGACCAGATCAGAGCAGAAGACCGAGCCAGCGTGCTGCGAGCCCTGCTGCTCAAACACAG TCACCCCAATGATGAGAAAGAAGGCCTTTTCCATCGGAACCACTCTGTCACCAGTCTGGGCGGCTTCCGTCACAACCACAATCACATTCACGACACCAGCCTGCCCCTGGTGTCCCAGGACCATGAGGAGATGCACGACAGCAAAGCGGCAGAACATGACAAAGAG aaaaacccccacccTGTCCCAGCTGAGGGACATGCTGCCGCCAGATCTATGAAACTCCTGGCAAAGATTCCCAAGGATGCCGAGGCCACTGTGGTCTTAGTGG GGTGTGTGGAGTTCTTAGAGAAGCCTGCGATGGCCTTTGTCCGGCTCAACGAGGCTGTGCTGCTGGAGTCCGTTCTGGAAGTCCCCGTCCCCGTTCGGTTCCTCTTTGTGCTGCTGGGCCCCACGCAGACCAACATGGACTATCATGAGATTGGACGCTCCTTCTCCACCCTCATGTCCGATAAG AACTTCCATGAGGTAGCGTACTTCGCTGATGATAGACAGGACCTGCTTAATGGCATCAACGAGTTCTTAGACTGCAGTATTGTAATTCCACCATCAGACGTTGAGGGAAAAGACCTTCTGAAGACCTTGGCCTCCTTCCAGAAACAGATGCTACGTAAGCGCAAGGAGAGGGAGCTCAAGAAATGCGGCAGTATTGTGACAGGAGCTGAGCAGGAGACCAAAG ATGTTATTATGGAtgaacaggaggaggaggatcaGTTTGATGTTGATCCTCTCAAGCGCTCTGGTATTCCATTTGGAGGTCTGATTCACGATATTCGCCGCCGTTATCCACGCTACATAAGCGACCTGAAGGATGCCGTGGACACACAATGTATCGctgctgtcattttcatttattttgctgcTCTTTCGCCCACTATCACCTTTGGAGGTTTATTAG GTGAGAAGACACAAGGCATGATGGGAGTCTCTGAACTCATCATCTCCACGGCGACAGTGGGAGTGCTGTTCTCCCTGCTAGCAGGACAGCCTTTGCTCATAATTGGCTTCTCTGGACCACTCTTGGTCTTTGAGGAGGCTTTTTATAAG TTCTGCCAGGCGCAGGGCTTCGAGTATCTCACAGGCCGAGTGTGGATCGGGTTCTGGCTCATCTTCATTGTCCTAGTGATCGTGGCAGCTGAGGGAAGCTTCCTCGTGCGATACATCTCTCCATTCACCCAGGAGATCTTTGCATTTCTCATCTCTCTCATCTTCATCTATGAAACCTTCTCTAAGCTCATTAAG GTGTTTCAAGAGCACCCTCTGATGAAGAGCTACCCTACAGCTCCTGAACTGCCTGCCTTCCCTCAAGGGCATAGTGTGATTGGGGAACCCATCCTCAACCAGCCCAACACAGCCCTGCTGTCCTTAGTGCTTATGATGGGAACCTTCTTTGTGGCCTTCTTTCTGCGAAAGTTTCGTAACAGCAGATTCCTTGGTGGAAAG GCCAGACGAATCATTGGTGATTTCGGGATTCCTATCTCTATACTCATCTCCGTGCTGGTGGACTGCACCATCCCTGAGACATACACACAG AAGCTGAACGTCCCCTCTGGTTTCTCGGTCACGTCTCCGGACAAACGGAGCTGGTTTATCAGCCCCTTTGGAGATAAACAGCCTTTCCCTGTTTGGATGATGGGGGCCTCAGTGATCCCGGCCCTGCTGGTTTTTATCCTCATATTCATGGAGACTCAAATCACCAC CTTGATAGTGAGCAAGAAGGAGCGGCGTTTGGTCAAGGGTTCTGGCTTTCATCTGGACCTGCTTCTGATAGTGACTTTAGGAGCTGTCTGCCCGCTCTTCGGTCTGCCCTGGCTGACTGCCGCCACTGTGCGCTCGGTGACACACGTGAATGCACTGACAGTCATGAGCAAAGCCACTGCCCCCGGAGAGAAGCCCATGATTCAAGAAGTTAAAGAGCAGAGGGTGACAGGGATGTGTGTGGCTATCCTAGTGG GCTTGTCTATAGTGATGACAGATGTGCTGCGTCATATTCCTCTGGCTGTGCTGTTTGGGATATTTCTGTACATGGGCATCACGTCTCTTACTGGTATCCAGCTTTATGAGCGAATCACACTCATGGTCACACCTGCTAAACATCACCCGGACCACATCTATGTTACCAAG GTGAAGACATGGCGTATGAACATGTTCACCATCATTCAGTTGCTGTGTATCGCACTGCTGTGGGTCGTGAAGTCGACCGTAGCCTCTCTGGCCTTTCCCTTCATCCTAATCATGACCGTACCTCTGCGTAGACTCATCCTGACCAGGATCTTTGAGGAGAGAGAGCTTGCAGCG TTGGATGCTGATGAGGATTCGCCCAATTTTGATGAAGATGGACGGGATGAGTACAACGAGATCCACATGCTTGTCTAG